The proteins below come from a single Salvelinus alpinus chromosome 18, SLU_Salpinus.1, whole genome shotgun sequence genomic window:
- the LOC139543624 gene encoding procollagen galactosyltransferase 2-like isoform X1, with the protein MFLWVLVLVAFVSRTECYFSEEKYQEESKIQQPTIIIAIIARNAAHSLPYYLGALERLNYPKNRISVWAATDHNADNTTAVLKEWLTVMQKFYHYVEWRPMEHPTSYPGEMGPKYWSNGRYEYLMKLKQAALNFAKQRWADYILYADTDNILTNPETLNLLIAENKSVVAPMLDSQGAYSNYWCGITPQGYYRRTAEYFPTRQRHRLGCYPVPMVHSTFLLDMRKTGMKKLAFHPPHQDYSWPFDDIIVFAFSCRVSEVQMYLCNKVRYGYLNVPAKPHHTIEDDSINFSHLILEAMIDGPSMAPSKYVSLFPKRRDLMGFDEVYLINLRRRQDRRDRMLYSLNELEIDVKVVDAIDGGALNSSDIKILGVDILPGYYDPFSRRTLTKGEVGCFLSHYYIWKEMVDQQMDKALIFEDDVRFQANFKRRVLRLMEEAAMVELDWDIIYLGRKQVTPGDEEEVVENVRNLVVADYSYWTLSYAISLQGAQKLLNAEPLSKMLPVDEFLPIMYDKHINEDYKSHFANRNLRAFSTRPLLVQPAHYAGDPEWVSDTETSTLWDDDNVRTDWRGSHKTLKGAPQSDMLQATYKDEL; encoded by the exons ATGTTTCTTTGGGTTTTAGTCTTAGTGGCCTTCGTTTCCAGAACAGAATGTTATTTTTCGGAGGAAAAATATCAAGAAGAATCGAAAATTCAGCAGCCAACGATTATTATTGCGATCATTGCTCGGAACGCGGCGCATTCTTTGCCATACTACCTCGGAGCGTTGGAGAGGCTGAACTATCCCAAAAACCGCATCTCAGTATG GGCAGCTACAGATCACAATGCTGACAACACTACAGCGGTTCTGAAAGAATGGCTGACTGTCATGCAAAAGTTCTATCACTATGTGGAGTGGAGGCCCATGGAGCATCCTAC GTCCTACCCAGGAGAGATGGGGCCTAAATACTGGAGCAACGGCAGATATGAATACCTGATGAAACTCAAACAGGCTGCTCTCAACTTCGCCAAGCAACGCTGGGCTGACTACATACTG TATGCAGACACAGACAACATCTTGACCAACCCAGAGACCCTCAACCTCCTGATAGCAGAGAACAAGTCTGTGGTCGCCCCCATGTTGGACTCCCAGGGAGCCTACTCTAACTACTGGTGCGGCATCACGCCACAG GGTTACTACCGGCGTACGGCTGAGTATTTCCCCACCAGACAGCGCCACCGGCTGGGCTGCTACCCGGTGCCCATGGTCCACTCTACCTTCCTGCTGGACATGAGGAAGACGGGCATGAAGAAGCTGGCCTTCCACCCCCCTCACCAGGACTACTCCTGGCCCTTCGATGACATCATCGTCTTCGCCTTCTCCTGCCGCGTCTCAG AGGTGCAGATGTACCTGTGCAACAAGGTGAGGTATGGGTACCTGAACGTCCCAGCCAAGCCTCACCACACCATAGAGGACGACAGCATCAACTTCAGCCACCTCATCCTGGAGGCCATGA TTGACGGTCCCTCCATGGCCCCCTCCAAATATGTCAGCCTCTTCCCCAAACGGAGAGACCTCATGGGCTTTGATGAG GTGTACCTGATCAACCTGCGTCGGCGTCAGGACCGTAGGGACAGGATGCTGTACTCTCTCAACGAGCTGGAGATAGACGTCAAGGTGGTGGACGCCATTGATGGAGG AGCGCTGAACAGCAGTGATATTAAGATCCTTGGAGTGGACATACTACCTGGTTACTATGACCCATTCTCTCGCCGCACCCTGACCAAAGGAGAGGTGGGATGCTTCCTCAGCCACTATTACATCTGGAAGGAG atGGTAGACCAGCAGATGGATAAGGCTCTGATCTTCGAGGACGACGTGCGTTTCCAGGCCAACTTCAAGCGGCGCGTGCTCCGTCTGATGGAGGAGGCGGCgatggtggaactggactgggacATCAT TTACCTGGGCCGTAAGCAGGTGACGCCGGGtgacgaggaggaggtggtggagaacGTGAGGAACCTGGTGGTAGCAGACTATTCCTACTGGACCCTGTCCTACgccatctctctccagggggcCCAGAAGCTGCTCAACGCCGAACCCCTCTCCAAGATGCTGCCCGTCGACGAGTTCCTACCCATCATGTACGACAAACACATCAA TGAGGACTACAAGTCTCACTTTGCTAACCGTAACCTGCGGGCGTTCTCCACGCGCCCCCTACTGGTGCAACCAGCCCACTACGCCGGGGACCCCGAGTGGGTGAGCGACACGGAGACGTCCACGCTGTGGGACGACGACAACGTGCGAACGGACTGGAGGGGCTCCCACAAAACCCTGAAGGGGGCACCTCAATCCGACATGCTGCAGGCAACGTATAAGGATGAGCTCTAG
- the LOC139543624 gene encoding procollagen galactosyltransferase 2-like isoform X2: MQKFYHYVEWRPMEHPTSYPGEMGPKYWSNGRYEYLMKLKQAALNFAKQRWADYILYADTDNILTNPETLNLLIAENKSVVAPMLDSQGAYSNYWCGITPQGYYRRTAEYFPTRQRHRLGCYPVPMVHSTFLLDMRKTGMKKLAFHPPHQDYSWPFDDIIVFAFSCRVSEVQMYLCNKVRYGYLNVPAKPHHTIEDDSINFSHLILEAMIDGPSMAPSKYVSLFPKRRDLMGFDEVYLINLRRRQDRRDRMLYSLNELEIDVKVVDAIDGGALNSSDIKILGVDILPGYYDPFSRRTLTKGEVGCFLSHYYIWKEMVDQQMDKALIFEDDVRFQANFKRRVLRLMEEAAMVELDWDIIYLGRKQVTPGDEEEVVENVRNLVVADYSYWTLSYAISLQGAQKLLNAEPLSKMLPVDEFLPIMYDKHINEDYKSHFANRNLRAFSTRPLLVQPAHYAGDPEWVSDTETSTLWDDDNVRTDWRGSHKTLKGAPQSDMLQATYKDEL, encoded by the exons ATGCAAAAGTTCTATCACTATGTGGAGTGGAGGCCCATGGAGCATCCTAC GTCCTACCCAGGAGAGATGGGGCCTAAATACTGGAGCAACGGCAGATATGAATACCTGATGAAACTCAAACAGGCTGCTCTCAACTTCGCCAAGCAACGCTGGGCTGACTACATACTG TATGCAGACACAGACAACATCTTGACCAACCCAGAGACCCTCAACCTCCTGATAGCAGAGAACAAGTCTGTGGTCGCCCCCATGTTGGACTCCCAGGGAGCCTACTCTAACTACTGGTGCGGCATCACGCCACAG GGTTACTACCGGCGTACGGCTGAGTATTTCCCCACCAGACAGCGCCACCGGCTGGGCTGCTACCCGGTGCCCATGGTCCACTCTACCTTCCTGCTGGACATGAGGAAGACGGGCATGAAGAAGCTGGCCTTCCACCCCCCTCACCAGGACTACTCCTGGCCCTTCGATGACATCATCGTCTTCGCCTTCTCCTGCCGCGTCTCAG AGGTGCAGATGTACCTGTGCAACAAGGTGAGGTATGGGTACCTGAACGTCCCAGCCAAGCCTCACCACACCATAGAGGACGACAGCATCAACTTCAGCCACCTCATCCTGGAGGCCATGA TTGACGGTCCCTCCATGGCCCCCTCCAAATATGTCAGCCTCTTCCCCAAACGGAGAGACCTCATGGGCTTTGATGAG GTGTACCTGATCAACCTGCGTCGGCGTCAGGACCGTAGGGACAGGATGCTGTACTCTCTCAACGAGCTGGAGATAGACGTCAAGGTGGTGGACGCCATTGATGGAGG AGCGCTGAACAGCAGTGATATTAAGATCCTTGGAGTGGACATACTACCTGGTTACTATGACCCATTCTCTCGCCGCACCCTGACCAAAGGAGAGGTGGGATGCTTCCTCAGCCACTATTACATCTGGAAGGAG atGGTAGACCAGCAGATGGATAAGGCTCTGATCTTCGAGGACGACGTGCGTTTCCAGGCCAACTTCAAGCGGCGCGTGCTCCGTCTGATGGAGGAGGCGGCgatggtggaactggactgggacATCAT TTACCTGGGCCGTAAGCAGGTGACGCCGGGtgacgaggaggaggtggtggagaacGTGAGGAACCTGGTGGTAGCAGACTATTCCTACTGGACCCTGTCCTACgccatctctctccagggggcCCAGAAGCTGCTCAACGCCGAACCCCTCTCCAAGATGCTGCCCGTCGACGAGTTCCTACCCATCATGTACGACAAACACATCAA TGAGGACTACAAGTCTCACTTTGCTAACCGTAACCTGCGGGCGTTCTCCACGCGCCCCCTACTGGTGCAACCAGCCCACTACGCCGGGGACCCCGAGTGGGTGAGCGACACGGAGACGTCCACGCTGTGGGACGACGACAACGTGCGAACGGACTGGAGGGGCTCCCACAAAACCCTGAAGGGGGCACCTCAATCCGACATGCTGCAGGCAACGTATAAGGATGAGCTCTAG